A section of the Methanococcus vannielii SB genome encodes:
- a CDS encoding flippase, whose protein sequence is MLKTFKKDGLLRDSTYMIFSNIYSKFIAYLFYFIIPFILGTEGFGIVKGLLPILDTLVIVFCSGIPPAMAKFISESGKKFNPWVFDILKTMFILSIIGGIFTVFLKYILRGNYIDLPISYFYAISIALPCSVIISWSRGILQGSLEIKNLSKTWIIENTSKIVFLIILTYFFGIFGSILSISVAFLIGGIFGLYLISKNLKDYSILKILKNKTSKNNLNENSEISVKDVIYYSIPIALTTASYRLLNDLDGIFILSILGAFENGTYGYASLLSRFLFLFSSAIAVVLIPRISKSKDIGEFKKAIFLNCIIVLPAVVIMILFSENLLMFFFGISDHGANLSLKILSISALLMSMYTICASSLQGLGYAKIPVYILTFGIILNAILNYILISNLGITGGAIATLTSSFSVFLIISIITFRKLKKLKKVKYS, encoded by the coding sequence ATGCTTAAAACTTTTAAAAAAGACGGGCTTTTAAGGGATAGTACATATATGATTTTTTCAAATATTTATTCAAAATTTATAGCGTATCTATTTTATTTTATCATCCCGTTTATCCTTGGAACAGAAGGTTTTGGAATTGTTAAAGGGTTACTGCCAATTTTAGACACTTTAGTTATAGTTTTTTGTTCTGGAATTCCTCCTGCAATGGCAAAATTTATTTCAGAAAGTGGCAAAAAATTTAATCCATGGGTTTTTGATATTTTAAAAACCATGTTTATATTATCGATTATTGGAGGAATTTTTACGGTATTTTTAAAGTATATTCTTCGTGGAAATTATATTGACCTTCCAATATCTTATTTTTATGCAATTTCAATTGCATTACCATGTTCAGTTATTATCTCATGGAGTAGAGGGATTTTACAAGGGTCTTTAGAAATAAAAAATCTTTCAAAAACATGGATTATTGAAAATACTTCAAAAATCGTTTTTTTAATAATTTTAACATATTTTTTTGGAATTTTTGGAAGTATTCTTTCAATTTCTGTTGCATTTTTAATTGGGGGAATTTTTGGATTATATTTAATCTCTAAGAATTTAAAAGACTATTCAATTTTAAAAATTTTAAAAAATAAAACCTCAAAAAATAATTTAAATGAAAATAGTGAAATCTCAGTAAAAGACGTAATCTATTATTCAATTCCAATTGCACTAACTACTGCATCTTACAGGCTTTTAAATGATCTTGACGGTATATTTATTCTTTCAATTTTAGGGGCTTTTGAAAATGGGACTTATGGATATGCATCACTACTTTCAAGGTTTTTATTCTTATTTTCATCAGCAATAGCTGTTGTTTTAATTCCCAGAATTTCAAAATCTAAAGATATTGGAGAATTTAAAAAAGCAATATTTTTAAATTGCATAATTGTGCTTCCAGCAGTAGTAATTATGATTTTATTTTCAGAAAATCTTTTAATGTTCTTTTTTGGAATATCTGATCATGGTGCAAACTTAAGCCTTAAAATACTCTCAATTTCAGCACTTTTAATGAGCATGTATACAATATGTGCATCCTCACTTCAAGGTTTAGGATATGCTAAAATTCCAGTCTATATATTAACATTTGGAATAATCCTAAATGCAATATTAAATTATATTTTAATATCTAATCTTGGAATTACGGGCGGTGCTATTGCAACTTTAACGTCTTCATTTTCTGTATTTTTAATAATCTCCATAATTACATTTAGAAAGTTAAAAAAGTTAAAAAAAGTTAAATATTCTTAG
- a CDS encoding tetratricopeptide repeat protein encodes MNNNSGIQKWHSHAVLLINSKKYTEALTYYDKILSNYPKDFLAVFGKGVVFLKLKEYDLALGCFNSVLNMNPEYTPAIKNKKIIEEKKKEIEKENFKRFFKLGIECYSLGEYEKALNYFENAFFIDPYSNALIKNLEKTREKLKQLIPVKWNNKGVEYYRKGQYEKALECFKKAVILEPNLKSALKNKKMVENLINK; translated from the coding sequence ATGAATAACAATTCAGGAATTCAAAAATGGCACAGTCATGCAGTACTCCTCATTAATTCTAAAAAATATACCGAAGCACTAACGTACTATGATAAAATCCTTTCAAATTATCCAAAAGACTTTTTAGCAGTTTTTGGAAAAGGAGTAGTATTTTTAAAACTTAAAGAATATGATTTAGCACTGGGTTGTTTTAATAGTGTTTTGAATATGAATCCAGAGTACACGCCCGCAATAAAAAATAAAAAAATAATTGAAGAGAAAAAGAAAGAAATTGAAAAAGAAAATTTTAAGAGATTTTTTAAACTTGGAATTGAATGTTATTCATTAGGGGAGTACGAAAAAGCATTGAATTACTTTGAAAATGCTTTTTTTATCGACCCTTATTCAAATGCATTGATAAAAAATTTAGAAAAAACCCGTGAAAAGTTAAAACAGTTAATTCCAGTAAAATGGAATAATAAAGGCGTAGAGTACTATCGTAAAGGTCAGTACGAAAAAGCACTTGAATGTTTTAAAAAAGCAGTTATTTTAGAACCTAATTTAAAATCTGCGCTGAAAAATAAAAAAATGGTTGAAAATTTAATTAATAAATAG
- a CDS encoding tetratricopeptide repeat protein has translation MTEKDWIETGILIFESEDPDFEKAVYCFKKALKKNSKNSETWNLLGKSYYRLKNDEMALQCLEKALEIDSNNHNIWIDKGTILANKNLKEASKCFEKALELDHTSNKLNKIINAFK, from the coding sequence ATGACTGAAAAGGACTGGATAGAAACTGGGATATTAATATTTGAATCAGAAGACCCTGATTTTGAAAAAGCCGTTTACTGTTTTAAAAAAGCATTGAAAAAAAATTCTAAAAATTCTGAAACTTGGAATCTGCTTGGAAAATCGTATTATCGATTAAAAAATGATGAAATGGCCCTTCAATGTTTAGAAAAAGCATTAGAAATTGATTCAAATAACCACAATATATGGATAGATAAAGGGACCATTCTTGCAAATAAAAATCTAAAAGAAGCTTCAAAATGCTTTGAAAAAGCACTTGAACTAGATCATACTTCAAACAAACTAAATAAAATAATAAATGCTTTTAAATAG
- the guaA gene encoding glutamine-hydrolyzing GMP synthase produces the protein MFDAKSFIEESVEDIKKQINGRKTIIALSGGVDSSVAAVLTGKAIGDQLLAVYVDTGLMRKNESNEIWNIFKEQMGLNLKIVEAKDLFLSELAGIDDPEQKRKIIGRIFIEVFEKVAKEQGEEILVQGTIAPDWIESEGQIKTHHNIALPSGMVLEVVEPLRDLYKDEVRKLATELGLPEKIAHRQPFPGPGLAVRILGEITEEKLEICKEANFIVSEEIEKTGLQKELWQYFAAVLDTKATGVKGDIRDYNWVVALRFVKSLDAMTAHTPEIPFDLIKRISKRITSEIPNVTRVVLDVTDKPPATIEFE, from the coding sequence ATGTTTGATGCTAAATCATTTATTGAAGAGTCAGTTGAAGATATTAAAAAACAGATCAATGGTAGAAAAACAATAATCGCATTAAGTGGCGGAGTAGATAGTTCCGTTGCAGCAGTTCTTACGGGAAAAGCTATTGGAGACCAGTTGCTTGCAGTTTACGTCGATACGGGGCTAATGCGAAAAAATGAATCCAATGAAATATGGAATATTTTTAAGGAACAGATGGGACTTAATCTAAAAATAGTCGAAGCAAAAGACTTATTTTTAAGCGAATTAGCAGGAATAGATGACCCCGAACAAAAAAGGAAAATAATTGGCAGAATATTTATTGAAGTATTTGAAAAAGTTGCTAAAGAGCAAGGTGAGGAAATTCTTGTACAAGGCACAATTGCACCAGACTGGATAGAGAGTGAAGGCCAGATTAAAACTCACCATAATATTGCACTTCCTAGTGGAATGGTTTTAGAAGTTGTTGAACCACTAAGAGACCTATATAAAGATGAAGTAAGGAAGTTAGCAACTGAACTTGGATTACCTGAAAAAATCGCACATAGGCAGCCGTTCCCAGGACCAGGGCTTGCTGTTAGAATACTTGGGGAAATTACTGAAGAAAAATTAGAAATATGTAAGGAAGCAAACTTTATTGTTTCAGAAGAAATTGAAAAAACAGGACTTCAAAAAGAGTTGTGGCAGTATTTTGCAGCGGTACTCGATACAAAGGCCACTGGCGTTAAAGGAGATATTAGGGACTACAACTGGGTTGTTGCATTGAGGTTCGTAAAATCACTTGATGCAATGACTGCCCACACACCAGAAATCCCTTTTGACCTTATAAAAAGAATCAGTAAAAGAATAACATCTGAAATTCCAAACGTTACACGTGTTGTTTTAGATGTAACGGATAAACCTCCCGCAACAATTGAATTTGAATAA
- the pyrG gene encoding glutamine hydrolyzing CTP synthase: MKYIFVTGGVVSSLGKGITASSLGRLLKARGFNVNMVKIDPYLQIDAGTMSPYEHGEVFVTDDGGETDLDLGNYERFIDISLKAKNNITTGKIYWNVLSKERKGDYLGKTVQVIPHITNEIKEWIKELGSESDITIVEIGGTVGDIESLPFLEAIRQFKKDVGKENVLYIHVSLLPYIRSAGELKTKPTQHSVKELKGIGIQPDILVCRTEIPINEKLREKLALFCDVEKEAVIEGKDAKTIYEVPLNLEKEGLGALVIKKLNLRDSAPNLSEWRANVDRIINPLNSVSIGVVGKYVELKDAYASILEALGHAGAKNDTKVNVTWINAEELENKNYREILDKMREDEKIDGILVPGGFGDRGIDGKINAVCYARENNIPFLGICLGMQCAVIEFSRNVCGLNGADSTEFNEKTEHPVIDYIPEQRDVTEKGGTMRLGAYTAFLENGSLVNTLYNSIEVSERHRHRYEVNPEYHEILRKNGLKISGISPDGKLAEFVELESHKYFIATQGHPEFKSRPNNPHPLFNGLIKASLKK, translated from the coding sequence ATGAAGTATATATTTGTTACAGGTGGTGTCGTTTCCTCATTAGGAAAAGGAATAACTGCTTCATCTCTTGGAAGACTTTTAAAAGCACGTGGTTTTAACGTAAATATGGTTAAAATAGACCCTTATTTACAAATCGATGCTGGAACAATGTCGCCTTATGAACACGGCGAAGTCTTTGTAACTGATGATGGGGGAGAAACTGACCTTGACCTTGGAAACTACGAAAGATTTATAGATATTAGTTTAAAAGCGAAAAATAATATTACAACTGGTAAAATCTACTGGAACGTTCTTTCAAAAGAAAGAAAGGGCGATTACTTGGGAAAAACTGTTCAAGTAATTCCACACATCACAAATGAAATAAAAGAATGGATAAAAGAACTTGGAAGCGAAAGCGATATTACAATTGTGGAAATTGGAGGAACTGTTGGAGATATTGAAAGTTTACCTTTTTTAGAAGCAATAAGGCAGTTTAAAAAAGACGTTGGAAAAGAAAATGTTTTATATATTCATGTTTCGCTTTTACCATATATTAGAAGTGCAGGCGAATTAAAAACAAAACCAACACAACATTCAGTAAAAGAACTTAAAGGTATCGGAATTCAGCCCGATATACTAGTTTGTAGAACTGAAATTCCAATAAATGAAAAATTAAGGGAAAAATTAGCACTTTTCTGTGACGTTGAAAAGGAAGCCGTAATTGAAGGAAAAGATGCTAAAACCATATATGAAGTTCCATTAAATCTTGAAAAAGAAGGTTTAGGGGCCCTCGTTATCAAAAAACTTAATTTACGGGATTCCGCCCCAAATCTTTCTGAATGGAGGGCGAACGTTGATAGAATAATAAACCCATTAAATTCTGTTTCAATTGGCGTTGTTGGAAAGTACGTTGAATTAAAAGATGCGTATGCTAGTATTTTAGAAGCTCTTGGACATGCCGGTGCTAAAAATGACACTAAGGTAAACGTAACATGGATTAATGCAGAAGAACTTGAAAACAAAAATTATAGAGAAATTCTCGATAAAATGCGTGAAGATGAAAAAATCGATGGAATATTGGTACCCGGAGGTTTTGGAGATAGGGGAATAGATGGAAAAATAAATGCAGTATGCTATGCACGAGAAAATAACATTCCATTTTTAGGAATATGCCTTGGAATGCAGTGTGCAGTAATTGAATTTTCAAGAAATGTATGCGGATTAAATGGTGCAGATTCAACAGAATTTAACGAAAAAACCGAGCACCCTGTAATTGACTATATTCCTGAACAGCGTGATGTTACCGAAAAAGGTGGCACTATGAGACTTGGGGCATATACTGCATTTTTAGAAAATGGTTCACTAGTAAATACACTCTATAATTCAATTGAAGTATCTGAAAGACATAGACATCGGTATGAAGTAAACCCAGAATACCATGAAATTTTAAGAAAAAACGGTTTGAAAATTTCTGGAATTTCGCCAGATGGAAAACTTGCAGAATTTGTTGAACTTGAAAGCCACAAGTATTTTATAGCAACACAAGGTCATCCAGAATTTAAATCAAGGCCAAATAATCCACATCCATTGTTTAATGGATTAATAAAAGCTTCACTTAAAAAATAA
- a CDS encoding 3'-5' exonuclease, with product MYVFLDTETTGLHPGQIAQLSYLVTDEELNIKKAFNQYYSVEHMSRSAARIHGLTQDILEELSSGLVFEDTIKEVLSDLKYSVIIGHNISFDIRFLKAEIERLGEEYVPKEKFCTMCHFTKICKIPGVRQYKRPKLIELMDYLKQCPKEGLKFTKNTYGCSDVGFHDARFDTGVMYLCYKKGVELRHIK from the coding sequence ATGTATGTATTTTTGGATACTGAAACAACAGGACTCCACCCTGGCCAAATTGCTCAGCTTTCATACCTTGTTACCGATGAAGAATTGAACATAAAAAAGGCATTTAATCAGTATTACTCGGTAGAACATATGTCAAGGAGCGCTGCAAGAATTCACGGGCTTACGCAGGATATTTTAGAAGAACTTTCATCAGGATTGGTATTTGAAGATACTATTAAAGAAGTATTAAGCGACCTAAAATATTCCGTGATAATTGGACATAATATTTCTTTCGATATTCGCTTTTTAAAAGCTGAAATTGAGCGTTTGGGTGAAGAATATGTTCCAAAAGAAAAATTTTGTACAATGTGCCACTTTACAAAAATCTGCAAAATTCCGGGAGTTAGGCAGTATAAACGTCCAAAACTAATTGAATTAATGGATTATTTAAAACAATGCCCTAAAGAAGGCTTGAAATTTACAAAAAATACATATGGTTGCAGTGATGTTGGTTTTCACGATGCAAGATTTGATACTGGAGTAATGTATCTTTGCTACAAAAAAGGAGTTGAACTAAGACATATTAAATAA
- a CDS encoding DEAD/DEAH box helicase, whose product MTNVLNLLNEIGIEELRPPQKKVIEEGLLDKSKNFLICIPTASGKTLIGEMALLNHVLDENYNLTGKKGLFIVPLKALASEKFDEFQKKYETYGIKVGMSIGDYDTKEDLSKYNIIITTSEKLDSLMRHNIEWIKDLSLAVIDEIHLIGDNERGGTLEVILTKLKNINAQIVGLSATVGNPEEIANWLNAKLVTDEWRPVELKKGIYLENEINYINNQDSQKKSFKAVKSISRNNLTDLIVDSVNEKGSCLIFCNSKRNAVGESKKHNLTKYLSKAELNDLNSISEEILSILETPTETCKSLSECIKKGVAFHHAGLTYQHRKAVEEGFRNKVIKVICCTPTLSAGLNLPCRRAIIRDIRRYSQNGLIDIPKLEIHQCIGRAGRPGLDPYGEGIILAKNEKDVEKAFLALTGPLENIYSKLSNQKVLRVHILGLIATLEIKSTSELINFIKNTFYAHQYGNLHGVLTNVSKVVEFLEKNKFIETLDDDFTPKKNRVLELTLDNSNNLVLDSKRRMDTLTNLSFKPTNLGKRVSELYIDPLSSEIIIEGLNELKEKINDMDRSNIDQYIFYIISKATEMRPLLRVKMDEELELIQEMDKLKISDYSIENIEAFKNSKMFLDWINETPEEVILEKYGIEPGILRYKVDQARWMTYSSKEIAKLVKLNNDKIYKALLEMEFRIEYGAKEELIELLKIKNIGRVRARRLFNIGIKSKMDILKNPEKIISTFGDKVGKKILDEFGLKYGQQKLSGF is encoded by the coding sequence ATGACAAATGTACTAAACTTACTTAATGAAATTGGAATTGAAGAACTAAGGCCGCCTCAAAAAAAGGTAATTGAAGAAGGCTTACTTGATAAATCCAAAAATTTTTTAATATGTATACCAACAGCAAGTGGTAAAACACTAATTGGCGAAATGGCACTATTAAATCATGTTTTGGACGAAAATTATAATTTAACTGGAAAAAAAGGACTTTTTATAGTGCCTCTAAAAGCATTAGCAAGTGAAAAATTTGATGAATTTCAAAAAAAGTATGAAACGTATGGGATAAAAGTTGGAATGTCTATTGGGGACTATGATACAAAGGAAGACCTTTCAAAATATAATATAATTATTACAACGTCTGAAAAATTGGATTCATTAATGAGGCACAATATTGAATGGATAAAAGACTTATCACTTGCAGTAATCGATGAAATTCATTTAATAGGCGATAATGAACGTGGCGGAACTTTAGAAGTAATTTTAACAAAATTAAAAAACATTAATGCACAAATAGTTGGCCTTTCAGCAACTGTTGGAAACCCAGAAGAAATTGCAAATTGGTTAAATGCAAAATTAGTAACGGATGAATGGCGACCTGTCGAATTAAAAAAAGGAATTTACCTTGAAAATGAAATAAATTATATAAATAATCAAGATTCTCAAAAAAAATCATTTAAGGCCGTTAAATCGATTTCTAGAAATAACTTAACTGATTTAATAGTGGATTCAGTAAATGAGAAGGGTTCTTGTTTAATATTTTGTAATTCAAAAAGAAATGCAGTTGGGGAATCTAAAAAACATAATTTAACAAAATATCTCTCAAAAGCAGAGTTAAACGATCTAAATTCCATTTCTGAAGAAATATTATCTATTTTAGAAACCCCAACTGAAACATGTAAATCACTTTCAGAATGTATAAAAAAAGGAGTCGCATTTCACCATGCAGGGCTTACGTACCAGCATAGAAAAGCTGTAGAAGAAGGATTTAGGAATAAAGTTATAAAAGTAATCTGTTGTACTCCTACACTTTCAGCAGGATTAAATTTACCTTGTAGAAGGGCAATTATTCGAGATATCAGGCGTTACAGTCAAAACGGTCTTATAGATATTCCAAAATTAGAAATTCATCAGTGTATCGGGCGAGCTGGAAGGCCGGGCCTTGACCCGTATGGTGAAGGAATAATCCTTGCAAAAAATGAAAAAGACGTTGAAAAAGCATTTTTAGCTTTAACTGGACCTTTGGAAAATATTTATTCAAAATTATCAAACCAAAAAGTACTCCGTGTTCATATATTGGGACTTATCGCTACGTTGGAAATAAAAAGTACTTCTGAATTAATTAATTTTATAAAAAATACATTTTATGCACACCAATATGGAAATTTGCATGGAGTTTTAACGAATGTTTCAAAGGTTGTGGAATTTTTAGAAAAAAACAAATTTATAGAAACATTAGATGATGATTTTACTCCAAAAAAAAACCGTGTTTTAGAATTAACGCTTGATAATTCAAATAATTTAGTTTTAGATTCAAAAAGAAGGATGGATACATTAACAAATTTATCATTCAAACCTACAAATCTTGGAAAACGTGTTTCCGAATTATATATTGACCCATTAAGTTCTGAAATAATAATTGAAGGGTTAAATGAACTAAAAGAAAAAATTAACGATATGGATAGGTCAAACATAGACCAGTATATATTTTACATAATTTCAAAGGCTACTGAAATGAGGCCCCTTTTAAGGGTTAAAATGGATGAAGAACTTGAGTTAATACAAGAAATGGATAAGTTAAAAATATCCGACTATTCAATTGAAAACATTGAAGCATTTAAAAATTCAAAAATGTTTCTTGACTGGATAAATGAAACTCCTGAAGAAGTAATTCTTGAAAAATATGGAATTGAGCCGGGAATTTTAAGATACAAGGTAGACCAAGCTAGATGGATGACTTATTCTTCAAAAGAAATTGCAAAACTTGTAAAGTTAAATAATGATAAAATTTACAAGGCACTTTTAGAAATGGAATTTAGGATTGAATATGGTGCAAAAGAAGAGTTGATTGAACTTTTAAAAATTAAAAATATTGGTCGAGTAAGAGCTAGACGACTTTTTAACATTGGAATAAAATCAAAAATGGATATTTTAAAAAATCCTGAAAAAATTATTTCTACTTTTGGAGATAAAGTCGGTAAAAAAATACTAGACGAATTTGGGTTAAAATACGGTCAACAAAAATTATCCGGCTTTTAG
- the cbiM gene encoding cobalt transporter CbiM, producing the protein MHIPDGFLPLWLSAVFWVISIIFVSFSLKWASKEMNEKTVPMFSALAAGIFAIQAMNMPIPWGTSGHMIGAALTAIVFNSPWAGVLMLALVLIVQGLFFADGGLIVMGANIFNMGVIGGFLGYYVFKALKKVNFHLSVFLSGWAATFFAAVFCTIQLAISGTFPIDLGLQFMGIYHAVIGIIEGIITLVVISYVSSVRPDLLKVSKKVITHE; encoded by the coding sequence ATGCATATACCGGACGGATTTCTCCCATTATGGTTAAGCGCAGTATTTTGGGTAATTTCCATTATATTTGTAAGTTTTTCCTTAAAATGGGCTTCAAAAGAGATGAATGAAAAAACAGTCCCGATGTTTTCTGCACTTGCGGCAGGTATTTTTGCAATTCAGGCCATGAACATGCCAATTCCATGGGGTACAAGTGGCCACATGATTGGCGCTGCACTAACTGCAATTGTTTTTAACAGTCCATGGGCTGGAGTATTAATGCTTGCACTTGTTTTAATTGTTCAAGGACTGTTTTTTGCAGATGGGGGCTTAATAGTAATGGGTGCAAATATATTTAACATGGGTGTTATCGGCGGATTTTTAGGATACTATGTATTTAAAGCGTTAAAAAAAGTAAATTTTCATTTAAGCGTATTTCTTTCTGGATGGGCAGCAACATTTTTTGCAGCGGTTTTTTGTACAATTCAACTTGCAATTTCTGGAACATTTCCAATTGACTTAGGATTACAGTTTATGGGGATTTACCATGCCGTTATAGGTATTATTGAAGGCATTATTACATTAGTTGTTATAAGTTACGTCTCATCTGTAAGGCCTGACCTTTTAAAGGTTTCTAAAAAGGTGATTACTCATGAATAA
- a CDS encoding PDGLE domain-containing protein: MNKNNKVIVFGLTIALVIGLLAPFLASGNPDGLESAAEKIMNEHILSKNLEEIGLEEEGTIIPSPMPDYSISGMEKLGEVIAMIIGIFVMTAFAFLVGSIFKNSSSKN, encoded by the coding sequence ATGAATAAAAACAATAAAGTAATTGTTTTTGGGCTAACAATTGCATTAGTAATCGGCCTTTTAGCACCTTTTTTAGCATCTGGAAATCCAGATGGACTAGAAAGTGCGGCTGAAAAAATTATGAACGAACACATTCTTTCAAAAAATTTAGAAGAAATCGGTCTTGAAGAAGAAGGAACAATCATACCTTCCCCAATGCCCGACTATTCAATTTCTGGGATGGAAAAGCTTGGCGAGGTCATTGCAATGATTATAGGGATTTTCGTAATGACAGCTTTTGCATTTTTGGTAGGATCCATCTTTAAAAATTCAAGTTCAAAAAATTAA
- a CDS encoding Dabb family protein, protein MIKHVVMWKLKDEKSKKTKFENAKLIKSRLENLQNIISEIKYIEVGINLENFENNHDVVLISEFESLTALEIYQKHESHLEVSKFVKSITELRTAVDFEF, encoded by the coding sequence ATGATAAAACACGTTGTAATGTGGAAATTAAAAGACGAAAAATCTAAAAAAACAAAGTTTGAAAACGCTAAACTTATAAAATCACGTCTTGAAAACTTGCAAAATATAATTTCCGAAATAAAGTATATTGAAGTTGGAATAAACCTTGAAAATTTTGAAAATAACCATGATGTCGTTTTGATATCTGAATTTGAAAGTTTAACTGCTCTTGAAATTTATCAAAAACATGAGTCCCATTTGGAAGTTTCAAAATTTGTAAAATCAATTACAGAATTAAGAACAGCAGTGGATTTTGAATTTTAA
- the cbiQ gene encoding cobalt ECF transporter T component CbiQ, with protein sequence MHNYLYELEKNTLIKSPIHDLDARVKLIFVILVVLIATIFNHIYIMVLLETYLIILLFFSKIPFLNIVKRILMILPFGIFIALFQPFIRGELVVFNLAGFNVYGEGLYFGTYLFLKFLVSITAIVFLSSTTPMYEVINAGRKLGAPNIISTLLGMMIRYLFLMYSLIESTKIAQTSRALNRKILSYSNILNVFGSLIGLTFLKSYEQGERTYIAMLSRGYSMDTKLTTFNEKIRLNDVIFLIPCLLIVILNYAF encoded by the coding sequence TTGCATAATTATCTATATGAACTGGAAAAAAATACTCTTATAAAAAGTCCAATTCATGACCTAGATGCAAGAGTTAAGCTAATATTTGTTATATTGGTGGTTTTAATCGCCACGATTTTTAATCACATTTACATAATGGTTTTACTTGAAACTTATTTAATTATTTTACTGTTTTTTTCAAAAATACCTTTTTTAAACATTGTTAAAAGGATTTTAATGATTCTTCCATTTGGGATATTTATCGCCCTATTCCAGCCGTTTATCCGTGGAGAATTGGTAGTTTTTAATTTAGCAGGATTTAACGTATATGGTGAAGGACTTTATTTTGGAACTTACTTATTTTTGAAATTTTTAGTTTCAATTACGGCAATTGTTTTTTTATCCTCAACAACACCAATGTACGAAGTAATAAATGCAGGACGGAAACTTGGGGCTCCAAATATCATTTCGACACTTCTTGGAATGATGATAAGATATCTTTTTTTAATGTACTCTTTAATAGAATCTACAAAAATTGCACAGACTTCAAGGGCATTAAATCGGAAAATTTTAAGTTATTCAAATATTTTAAATGTTTTTGGTTCTTTAATAGGGCTTACTTTCTTAAAGTCCTACGAACAAGGTGAAAGAACATATATTGCAATGCTTTCAAGAGGATACTCAATGGATACAAAATTAACGACTTTCAATGAAAAAATACGTTTAAATGATGTTATTTTTTTAATACCTTGTCTTTTAATCGTAATTTTAAACTATGCTTTTTAA